The genomic region ATTAATGAACCCTTGCAGCTACAGGCTCCTggatggcacagagctggggacagtgtTGGGACAGGAAGACCTGGGGAaggtgtggcagcagctgatTGAGGGCAAGCTGATACTCTGTTGCCAGGTACGTAGGCTGGGACAAGGTCTCcgctgggctgggctccagtctctgctttgctttgcaacCTCCATGCTGGCTTTTTCCTGCAGGACTCGGACTCCCACTCGGGCAGACCTGTTCTCTACCAGATGCTGGCTCAGCACTCTTACCTGCCACAGGGACCAGGGGACCTGGAGTTCAGCAAGGGAGATGTGCTGGATATCCTCTCTGAAGGTAGCCCtccagtcctgctgctgggccaggctTTTGGAGTCTGCTCTGGGGAGGCAGTGGGGAAAATGTGGTCTCTCCAGTACTGTCTCAGGTTCATACTCTCAGGAGTTACAGGCGCGCACCAGGTTTTTCCCAGAGTTAAATTCCAGCCATGAAAACTCTCACTAACCCCACTCATATGGGCCAGGgctcattcctgctcctgtATGTTTTCCAGTGAACGAGGAGTGGCTGGAAGGACGATGCAATGGCAAGACTGGCATCTTCCCCAAATGCTTTGCCACCCAGACCAGCTGTGATGCTGCTTTCCTATAGCAATCAGGAGCCttttcctgcctggctgcaccCCCAGGGGTGGGAGACACTCATCCCAGCTCACTTGGgccccagccagcacagccaggagctctaCTGTACTGTACCTGGATAGGGCATATCTCCCACTCAGATCCATGGGGTCAGTTCCAGCAGTGATGGCATTTCCCACAGTCTGATCCCTGACCTGGCATTTTTTACTTCATGCTTACACTGCCAAAGATGTATCTGtgaagagcagagagcagggagagggctcTGGGGTTTGGCAGTGGGAATTGTCCATGTgggagctcaggctgctgtgtgGGAGGAGGTTCCCCTGAGTGGGAGGAGGTTCCTCTGGGTGGAAGTCCTCATTCCCTCTCCCTGTTGCTGGTGTTGAGGCTGGGAAGCTGAGCCTCACTCCCAAAGCCAAggctggctggctgggagcagggggcagAGCCCTATTCCCCAGGCTCTCGAGTCACATAACCTTATCTCCACCAGCAAGAGATGCTGCTCTTTCAAAAGGCTTTTGGAACAATGGGATAACACCATGAGTTAGGACCACTGTCTTCCATAGCACATAGCTATGGACCTGACCATTCCTTCGCCAGGTGCCTTGGGCACTTTTCTTAAGCCCTAAGGCCTAGGTGAGATCTTGGAGCACAGAGAAAATAGGCACTTGTGGAAATCCccactgctcagagcagctctgggttttGGGAGAGCCCTGGAGAAAGGGCTGGCTGGaagtgcagtgctgggctggtgctgcaaAGGTGAAAGCCCTGTCcaattcctgcagctgggctgggctgatcTAAATAAAACACTCAAGTGCCTGGAGCTGGAACCTGTTCTGGATTTGGTGTCTTGACAAAACTTGGCTATGTAActtgaatataaaataaacccTGAGCCAGAGTTGGCAACTCTTAAATCAACTTCCACTtgtgtttttctgctgagaTATGCCAGTAAGTATTTTTAACAACAGCTGACAGTGTATTTGGGAAGAGATTCTGTCACATACTACAAAAATATTGCACATCTTGCACAGGGCAGGATACAGATGATGTCATCCCTCTGCTCAGAGTTAGGTGCCCACCACCGCTCTCCATTGCCAGTTGCCTCCTGGGACTGTTGGAAGAATAgcccagcaggactgggaatgcCAAGGAAACTGTGCTAGGCTGAGCAGTGACATTcatatttgaaaaacaagactgattttatttctagtttgattttttttttttttgcgtcATCCAGCCAGCAATCTCAATCAGCTTTTGGCAGTCAAATTAAAAGAGTCTTCCTCTTGGAGAGAGATCAAGTCATCTTCCACATTCACAGAGATGACCCAGTCAGATCTCCTGAGCAATGGAGATGGGTCTAATGCCTTCATTCTTCTCCACTTTCCACCTCTTCAGCACCACTTCCCTGCCTGGTTTAGTAGGTAGGATGCCTAGGATGCCTCTAGTCAGGAGGCTGAGAGCTACTTTGTTTTCCAGAAGCAGTGCAGGAAAGCAGCCACCAGGCCTGCCACAATGGCCAGCACGAGGAAGGAGATGGCCCCTGCCCACAGGCCGGGCTGGTGGCCCTTgacctgctgcagagcctcagcagggATCATGTTGGTCAAGTTCAGCATAAAGCCCAGTGTCCACCCGATGTCTGtgtttgctgcctgcagggagacAGCACAGGGCATCATCCAAAAGCACCTCTGCCAGGCACCAGCAGCTTGTTGAGGGGCTGAAGGGCATCTGTCCCgtgagctgtcccagctgtctcACATGGGGACCAAGCTGTGATGAACCTGATCTTGCCAGCAGCAGTTGCACAAAGAGCTttcctctcccccctcccccaggGCTAAGGGACAGCTGAACATGGATGACTGCTCTGATCCAGGTGTGCCTCTGTGACCTGCACATGATTTGGATCTGGGGTTTCCTCTATTGCCATAATCCTTCTAATTTGGCTGCAGAGTCAGTAAGATTGGAAAGACCTTTCagatcatggagtccagccatcagcccagcaccaccaccatgttcaTCACTAAGCtgtgtcctcaagtgccacatccacatgttGTTTGAACACTTCCTGGGATGGTGAATCCACCAGtgccttgggcagcctgttccaaagcCTGAccctttccattttcatttccatgaaaaaacaCCATTCCTAGTACCTAACTAAGCTTCCCCTGGCAAAACCTGAGGCTGTCTCCTCTCATCCTGGAAATATTCTGGTCAGGCCATACTCTGGTTCAAAGTGGTCATGGGGCCACCATCACCTTTCTGATAACAACATCAGAGACCGAAGTGGCAAaatcctctgcttttccctgaCCCCCCTAAAATCAGTTACATTCACAGCAGAGAAAGTGAGACAGGAGCTGGCTCAGAGGTTTGGGGGTGGCTAAGAGAGAGCAAAGCTCTCCTGGGatgcctggggagcagccatGAAACAGGGACACACATCTCTGGCACAGAGGACTCCAGAGATGCTGCTCCTGAACATGTCCattctctcctgctgcccacaggtgTTTACCTGCCTGCTGAAGTGGATGTTGCTCCAGGTGTGCTCATTGAACTTGTAGCCATCAAGCAGCAGCGTCAGGATGTAAAAGGCCACGGAGCAGTAGGTGTGCAGGTACTTCAAATCCTTTGGGAAGCTCTGCACCAGCTGTGAGGCCATCAGGGACAGAGTGCAACAGGGAATGAAAGAGAGGCTCAGAAACCCTCCCTAGCCCAAGGAACAGCAGGGCTTGTACTCCAAGGACAGAGATTTGGGACAGGATAAGCACAAGGCTCCTGGCTGCCCTTCACAGGGCTCTCACCTCTGTCCAGTTcctcctgcagaaggaaaagatcGTGGTGTTGACTTCACTCAGAGACTGCTGGCGGGTCAGGTTTAGGAAGTTGAAGGTGTAGTAGAACCCAGCAAAGGCCTGGGGGGCAAGGGAACATGGTGAAAAATAATTGATCCTCAGCTGAGAAAAGACCCAGGGGCCACTCTTGCCTGGGGAGAGAGTTCCAAGTAACTCCCAGGGTTCTGCATCTGGTACACCCTTGATGGTCTGCCAGAAAGTCTCAGAGCTGGCCCACAACCCTGGGGCTGTTCTTGCACTCTGAGCTAGCTCACACAAGCTCCCTCAGACAAGGTCTTCCCGTTTCCCTCAGGGAACGCTGGGACATGGCAGGAGGCAGAAGCCACCTCTGAGCACAGAAGAGGTTGGCAGATAGAACCAGCCCCGAGGAGCCCTCTCTCCCCAGCCCGTTCCACAATCAGTGGCAGAGGAGACACCCAGTCCCTGCCTTCACCCTCCCCCAGGCAGGGGACGGAGGCTGCTTACAAAGAACTGTCCCCGCACGGGGGGCTGATAGACCCCATTGAACCCGCACGGCCCCTGCGCCCCGCAGCTGAAGTTGAAGAGTCTCCGCACGGCCGTGTCACACGCGGCTGGATCCCCTGTCCCCGTCACCGTGAGGAcaaggccagggctggctgagcttGGCGCATGCACACAGGGGCTGTCGTAGAGCTCTGCCACGGTGATGTTCTCCTGGTACCCCTGGGGGTAGCAGGGGTGCTTGATCGGGGTACTCGAGCTGGCCTGGAGAGAGATGGAGCCATTAatggggctgcagtgcccacTGAAACCCTTCCCACAGCCCATCCCAAAAAGCAGGACTGCACCCCAGGAGGACTGGATGCACCCCACCTGGGAGCTCCCTGAGAGCCCTGGCTCCCgcagcactgggctctgccTCTGTCCCCGGGCAGTTGTGCAGGGACTGTGCTGGGAAACCTCTCTCTGGGCAGAAACTGAGCAAGGCCAAGAGCATGGTGACAGCAGAAAAACTACACATACAGCTGGGCCTGGGAAATTACAAAAAATGCCACTGCACAACGAGATGTGGGGAGAAGGGAGCCTGGCTGGCAACCACCATCACTTTCCACCCAAATGAGGCAATTTTTTGCTTCCCTAGATAAAACCCAAGCCTCTGCCAATTCCTGACGCATTGCCCACAGGCACGCCCAACGCTGCAGGGGGAGATGTGCCACGGCACTGGGAGATGGCTGAGCAGCCCCCGTGCCCCGTGGCACctggtgcagagctgccagcagcatcttcagggcctggctctgcccGTAGCACAGGTAGCTGTGGCTGTACAGGGAGTAGTTGGTGCCGTAGAGCCGGAAGAACACAGACGTGTTCCTGTCCTCCACGGGGACCCCGGGCTGGAAGGTGATCTGCGTCGAGGCACCGCCGAGGTCCAGAGCTCCCAGAACCTCGGTGTCCTGCGGATGTTCCCATTTCTCTGCAAACGAGAACTGGCCCAACACACAGCGAGGCTTAGGCTGAACTGCTGGCACTCACACTCACCCTCCCTTcccagaaggacttgggggccccaggggcaccttccacgtgctcctggctccctgttttacccctgcctgcccacatcTTCCTCAACCACAGACACTTCCACGGAGCACTCAGGTGTGGCCTCTTGGCTGCCGCACATCTGCTGGGATCCAGACATTCGGAGCAGGGATAAAGGAACCCTGCTCCAGTTCAGCCTGGAGGCTGATCCTGCTGACAGatccctgggaccccaaaatccacccgTGCGTCAGCACACGAGagcacagggccaggctgagctggacaCAAAGATCCTGTTAATCCCATTAATGAGGTGGAATCTGCAGCCCACAACCACAGGGGACCTTTGGCTGCCTGACCAGTGCCCCAAAGCTCcattcctccctcctctgcagaTAAGGAaagctggctgcagctcagacaGGGACGTTCTCCCCActgcccctcccctgccctctccccagctgcaccTTGACCAGTGTCTCCAGCAGGTAGTTGACAGTGATCCAGCCAAAGGAGCCCTCCTCACTCCCCGTCAGGATCCGAGCTCCACGGAAATCCACAGGGTACTCCCCaatggccttggacacctcgGCCAAGACCTGCTCGGCCTTGCTGCtgttctcctccctgccagcaaaGGCACAAACACCTCAGGTGCTGCaggccctgcctggcagctctggcagccgGGTTGGCACTGAGAGGctgccaaggagctgctcccagacatctctccagcactgccctgcctgcaggtgGCTCCTGCAACCCCCAAATCCCTCGCCCGGGGCCTCGGGACTCTCCCTAAAAA from Molothrus ater isolate BHLD 08-10-18 breed brown headed cowbird chromosome 20, BPBGC_Mater_1.1, whole genome shotgun sequence harbors:
- the ENTPD8 gene encoding ectonucleoside triphosphate diphosphohydrolase 8, whose amino-acid sequence is MGSKAKAIAGLLAATCVCSVIALILSVVNVKDVLLPPSTKHGLVFDAGSTHTSLYIYRWRADKENGTGIVSQVEACSVSGPGISSYADDPAGAGASLKPCLDRAMKIVPAEQQRETPTYLGATAGMRLLREENSSKAEQVLAEVSKAIGEYPVDFRGARILTGSEEGSFGWITVNYLLETLVKFSFAEKWEHPQDTEVLGALDLGGASTQITFQPGVPVEDRNTSVFFRLYGTNYSLYSHSYLCYGQSQALKMLLAALHQASSSTPIKHPCYPQGYQENITVAELYDSPCVHAPSSASPGLVLTVTGTGDPAACDTAVRRLFNFSCGAQGPCGFNGVYQPPVRGQFFAFAGFYYTFNFLNLTRQQSLSEVNTTIFSFCRRNWTELVQSFPKDLKYLHTYCSVAFYILTLLLDGYKFNEHTWSNIHFSRQAANTDIGWTLGFMLNLTNMIPAEALQQVKGHQPGLWAGAISFLVLAIVAGLVAAFLHCFWKTK